One Candidatus Niyogibacteria bacterium genomic region harbors:
- the murB gene encoding UDP-N-acetylmuramate dehydrogenase, translating into MLDIRENVELAKHTVFGIGGPARYFCEIASAEELAEAVLWARAKAKPLFILGAGSNVLVSDKGFDGLVIKNRANSISMDFGSPQTKLYAEAGLAAPKLYAEAGAQMARVVAESVKAGLSGFEWAIGIPGTIGGSVRGNAGCFGFEMRDVVESVDIFDSNQNKCFKFHVSSCGFGYRDSIFKHNPDLIILSTTLKLRAGDSKKSQSIIAEYAKKRALSQDIGQKCAGCIFKNVEWSRRDIHKSDLCMRFSELRQFSDKPNIPAAFLIDQLGLKGMQIGGAKISGRHANYFINTGGATAEDVLTLITIAKEKVQNHYGVFLETEIQLL; encoded by the coding sequence ATGCTTGATATACGCGAAAATGTTGAATTAGCAAAACACACGGTTTTTGGAATCGGGGGACCCGCTCGATACTTTTGCGAAATCGCTTCAGCCGAAGAACTGGCCGAGGCGGTTTTGTGGGCGCGCGCAAAGGCGAAACCTTTGTTTATTTTGGGCGCGGGGTCAAATGTTTTGGTTTCAGATAAAGGATTTGATGGTCTTGTCATAAAAAACCGCGCCAACAGCATAAGTATGGACTTCGGAAGTCCACAAACGAAGCTTTATGCGGAGGCGGGCCTTGCCGCGCCGAAGCTTTATGCGGAGGCGGGGGCGCAGATGGCGCGGGTTGTGGCCGAATCGGTCAAGGCGGGGCTCTCGGGTTTTGAATGGGCGATTGGAATTCCGGGAACAATAGGGGGTTCGGTCAGGGGCAATGCCGGATGTTTCGGCTTCGAGATGCGCGATGTAGTTGAATCAGTGGATATTTTTGATAGCAATCAAAATAAATGTTTCAAGTTTCATGTTTCAAGTTGCGGGTTTGGCTATCGTGATTCAATTTTCAAACATAATCCCGATTTAATTATTCTTTCGACAACTTTGAAATTGCGGGCGGGTGATTCCAAAAAGTCCCAGAGCATCATTGCCGAATACGCGAAAAAACGCGCATTGTCTCAAGACATTGGCCAGAAATGCGCCGGATGCATTTTTAAAAATGTTGAGTGGTCGCGCAGAGACATACACAAGTCAGACTTGTGTATGAGATTTTCGGAACTAAGACAGTTTTCAGACAAGCCAAATATTCCGGCGGCATTTCTGATTGACCAACTCGGCCTTAAAGGTATGCAAATTGGCGGCGCAAAAATTTCCGGAAGACACGCGAATTATTTTATAAATACCGGCGGCGCAACCGCCGAAGATGTGCTTACTTTAATAACCATAGCCAAAGAGAAAGTCCAAAATCATTACGGCGTTTTTCTGGAAACGGAAATTCAGTTGCTGTAA
- a CDS encoding response regulator has product MNKVLIVEDEEFLVRVLKDNLETENFSADVAMDGDSAIERIRTNRPDIVLLDLLLPKRDGFSVLEEIKKDPALKTIPVIVLSNLGGDADIKKALSLGAENYFVKSQHPIEEVIDMVKAYLGGQRSSSAQ; this is encoded by the coding sequence ATGAACAAAGTTTTGATTGTTGAAGATGAAGAGTTTTTGGTCCGAGTTCTTAAGGATAACCTTGAAACTGAAAATTTCAGCGCGGATGTCGCTATGGACGGCGACAGCGCGATTGAACGAATAAGAACGAATCGCCCGGACATTGTCTTGTTAGATTTGCTTTTGCCGAAACGCGACGGATTTTCAGTACTTGAGGAGATTAAAAAAGATCCCGCGCTAAAAACGATTCCGGTAATCGTGCTTTCAAATCTGGGGGGAGACGCCGATATTAAAAAAGCTCTTTCGCTCGGAGCCGAAAATTATTTCGTCAAATCCCAGCATCCTATTGAGGAAGTCATAGATATGGTCAAGGCATACCTTGGCGGTCAACGTTCTTCTTCGGCGCAGTAA
- a CDS encoding FKBP-type peptidyl-prolyl cis-trans isomerase, which translates to MAALERELLNTAKSYYDALAAGQEAEQPSFVSINAKLAVAGTEFASLVNNFAASFDELNLIISGEPAIAKRELKIEDIKAGEGAEAKNGKTLSVHYIGTLENGNKFDSSYDRKTPFSFTLGAGQVIKGWEQGLLGMKIGGKRKLIIPPSLGYGVTGAAGGKIPPNSTLIFEIELLDVK; encoded by the coding sequence ATGGCCGCGCTTGAGCGTGAGTTACTGAATACGGCTAAAAGTTATTATGACGCGCTTGCCGCGGGCCAAGAGGCAGAACAACCCTCTTTTGTTTCGATCAACGCGAAATTAGCCGTCGCTGGAACAGAATTCGCGTCTCTGGTAAATAATTTTGCCGCATCCTTTGACGAATTGAATTTAATTATTAGCGGTGAACCGGCCATAGCCAAGCGGGAGCTTAAAATTGAAGATATAAAAGCGGGCGAAGGCGCTGAAGCCAAAAACGGAAAAACTTTGAGCGTGCACTACATCGGAACTCTTGAAAATGGAAATAAATTTGACAGCTCTTACGACCGCAAAACTCCCTTTTCTTTTACTCTTGGCGCTGGGCAGGTGATTAAGGGCTGGGAACAGGGACTTTTGGGAATGAAAATTGGGGGCAAAAGAAAATTGATTATTCCGCCCTCACTCGGATACGGTGTTACCGGAGCCGCGGGCGGAAAAATTCCTCCGAATTCAACTCTTATTTTTGAAATAGAGCTTTTGGATGTAAAGTAA
- a CDS encoding methionyl-tRNA formyltransferase, with amino-acid sequence MDFIFFGTSEFAIPILDALKNKGRLPKLVVATPDRPAGRELKLKSSPVKMWAEKNGIPVIQPENLKNPDTLQKLTDTKCRLVLVAAYGKIIPKEVLDLPEKGSLNVHPSLLPRYRGADPIRSAILAGDKKTGVTVMLMDEKMDHGPILTQKELEHLIFNAQYSILKSELAELGGKLLAETLPKWLAGEIKPKEQDHSKATYTKKITKEDGHINWSESAEIIERKIRALNPWPGTYSFWNDKRIKILEAETPKMSCLGGSIKYGEVFKKDSGVAVTCKNGAILVKKLQLEGKKSQDAKNFLNGHPDIIGAILN; translated from the coding sequence ATGGATTTTATTTTCTTCGGAACATCCGAATTCGCTATCCCAATTTTAGACGCCCTTAAAAATAAAGGGCGGCTTCCGAAATTGGTTGTTGCTACTCCCGACAGGCCGGCTGGCCGGGAACTTAAATTAAAATCCTCGCCGGTTAAAATGTGGGCGGAAAAAAATGGCATTCCGGTCATACAGCCGGAAAATCTCAAAAACCCCGATACTCTCCAAAAACTAACCGACACTAAGTGCCGGTTAGTTTTGGTGGCGGCTTACGGCAAAATCATACCGAAAGAAGTTTTAGATCTTCCCGAAAAAGGCTCGCTCAATGTGCACCCCTCGCTTCTTCCGCGCTACAGGGGAGCCGATCCGATACGATCGGCAATTCTTGCCGGAGACAAAAAAACCGGCGTAACCGTAATGCTGATGGATGAAAAAATGGACCACGGGCCAATTCTTACGCAGAAAGAATTGGAACACCTAATATTCAATGCCCAATATTCAATACTAAAATCCGAACTGGCGGAATTAGGAGGAAAACTTCTGGCTGAAACGCTTCCCAAATGGCTTGCGGGAGAAATTAAACCAAAAGAACAAGACCATTCAAAAGCGACTTACACCAAAAAAATTACAAAAGAAGACGGACACATAAACTGGTCTGAATCGGCAGAAATTATTGAACGAAAAATAAGGGCATTAAATCCTTGGCCCGGAACTTATTCGTTCTGGAACGACAAAAGAATTAAAATTTTGGAAGCCGAAACGCCAAAAATGTCGTGCCTGGGAGGTTCTATAAAATATGGAGAGGTTTTCAAAAAAGACAGCGGTGTCGCCGTTACTTGCAAGAACGGGGCAATTTTAGTTAAAAAACTTCAGCTTGAGGGCAAAAAATCTCAAGACGCCAAAAATTTTCTCAACGGCCATCCGGATATAATTGGCGCGATTTTAAATTGA
- a CDS encoding sugar transferase has product MNIYRLKSFVLIIGDLAVFYMSLALTIALRYGSGGLEKWWLTHLAPFSALFVLWIVIFVIAGLYDPLSFSASRFVRERVIRTMLFAGAVSIAIFYIYPQPTITPKTNLAMDLVLSAIFLIIWRGFYGKILARSDKTKVIFFGWSNETEEIINLLYGNPQLGYEPIAVIMPSESEKPKTILPTFVFNQNLTKLIYEKRARLIVASLDIHNNYDFIKMIYEVLPLGVAYLNFPQFYERITGKIPVSMISEMWFLENMTENEKRVFEILKRTFDVFAGVMLGIIALLILPFAATAIKLGDPGPVFFRQKRVGRNGKIFELIKFRSKIHDEAWKNSGWHKEEDKKRTTLIGKIIRKSYIDELPQALNIIKGEMSLIGPRPERPEFVENLKIQIPHYMMRLLVRPGISGWAQIKMKYDASAADALEKLQYDLYYIKNRSFGLDVSIALKTLFAMISRSGK; this is encoded by the coding sequence ATGAATATCTACAGATTAAAATCATTCGTCCTGATAATAGGAGACTTGGCTGTTTTTTATATGAGCTTGGCCTTAACGATTGCCCTGCGCTACGGATCGGGCGGATTGGAAAAATGGTGGCTTACGCACCTTGCGCCCTTTTCGGCCTTATTCGTTTTATGGATAGTTATATTCGTAATAGCCGGACTCTATGACCCGCTGTCATTTTCAGCCAGCCGTTTTGTGCGCGAACGCGTAATTCGGACGATGCTTTTTGCGGGAGCCGTCAGTATAGCCATTTTTTATATTTACCCCCAGCCGACCATAACCCCAAAAACAAACCTGGCAATGGATCTGGTTTTATCGGCTATTTTTCTTATAATCTGGCGTGGATTTTACGGAAAAATATTGGCAAGATCAGACAAAACAAAAGTAATTTTCTTCGGCTGGTCTAACGAAACGGAGGAAATAATAAACCTTCTCTATGGCAATCCGCAATTAGGATACGAACCGATTGCGGTAATTATGCCGAGCGAATCGGAAAAACCAAAGACCATATTGCCCACATTCGTTTTTAACCAAAACCTGACAAAATTAATTTACGAAAAACGAGCGAGATTAATAGTTGCTTCCCTTGATATACATAATAATTACGACTTCATAAAAATGATTTACGAAGTCCTGCCTCTGGGAGTGGCTTATCTTAATTTTCCGCAATTTTACGAACGTATAACCGGCAAAATTCCTGTTTCAATGATTTCTGAAATGTGGTTCTTGGAAAATATGACCGAAAATGAAAAAAGAGTTTTTGAAATCTTAAAAAGGACTTTTGATGTCTTTGCCGGAGTTATGCTGGGCATTATCGCCTTGTTGATTCTGCCCTTCGCGGCAACAGCCATAAAACTGGGCGATCCCGGGCCTGTTTTTTTCCGTCAAAAAAGAGTGGGCAGGAACGGCAAAATTTTTGAATTGATTAAATTCCGTTCAAAGATACATGATGAGGCCTGGAAAAATTCCGGATGGCATAAAGAAGAAGACAAAAAAAGAACTACGCTCATTGGGAAAATAATAAGAAAAAGCTACATAGATGAACTGCCTCAGGCGCTGAATATAATAAAAGGCGAAATGTCTTTGATAGGACCTCGTCCGGAAAGACCCGAATTCGTTGAAAATTTAAAAATTCAGATCCCCCATTATATGATGCGTCTTCTGGTCCGGCCCGGCATTTCCGGATGGGCGCAAATTAAAATGAAATACGACGCTTCGGCCGCCGACGCCCTGGAAAAATTGCAGTATGATCTGTATTACATAAAAAATCGCTCATTCGGCCTGGATGTGTCAATCGCCTTAAAAACTTTATTTGCCATGATTTCACGCTCCGGAAAATGA
- a CDS encoding PAS domain S-box protein, with protein MFKKRRLANRFSLFTFIFLFFLVLALNFGVSYILKNYLLEISSSYVAQLIRVHASKELTEDDFLIEDPPLVRQKFWFFFQDIQAPNIIRIKVWDRGARIIFSDDATIVGQKFTDNEEFNKAILGETVSEIQEPIKSENKSERSYSQLMEIYVPVFFMESRTPAGVIETYFNLDEINALMARARFFVGLFIFLAIFIYWLTLIFLFRKTAQEPMREMEKYKLAVENASDHIIITDSDGVIMYANKAAEKTTGYSLEEMIGARPSLWGKKMPQEFYEKMWKTIKYDKKVFKGELKNQRKSGENYFAEVTIAPVLDDRGNVIFFVGIERNITKEKELEKTRTDFITLASHQLRTPLSGIKWLIETLQKGVLGELNPKQKEYIDEIYRANEKMIVLVYDMLNVLGLEGMKNIKKEIIDVDSLLKELSDSFEPAAKSKGVEFKHTSSVYGLKIKTSRDFLSTVLECFISNAINYSDAGKKAVLDIKDGPDAIIFSVTDSGIGIPKNEEGRIFERFYRASNAKVMKPDGTGLGLYIAKISAEKIGGSIYFKSEKGKGSTFYLRLPKLGN; from the coding sequence ATGTTTAAAAAAAGACGTCTTGCGAACAGGTTTTCTTTGTTTACGTTTATTTTCCTGTTTTTTCTTGTTTTGGCTCTGAATTTCGGCGTAAGTTACATTTTAAAAAATTACTTGCTTGAAATAAGTAGTTCTTACGTCGCGCAGTTGATCCGGGTTCACGCCAGCAAGGAGTTAACGGAGGACGACTTTTTAATAGAAGACCCCCCACTGGTCAGACAAAAGTTTTGGTTTTTTTTCCAAGATATTCAGGCACCCAACATAATCAGAATTAAGGTTTGGGACAGGGGCGCGAGGATTATTTTTTCAGATGACGCGACTATTGTCGGGCAGAAATTTACGGATAACGAAGAATTTAATAAGGCGATTTTGGGAGAGACGGTCAGTGAAATTCAGGAGCCAATTAAATCGGAAAATAAATCCGAGCGGTCTTATTCCCAACTGATGGAAATTTATGTGCCGGTATTTTTTATGGAAAGCCGGACGCCAGCGGGCGTAATTGAGACCTATTTTAATTTGGACGAAATCAACGCGTTAATGGCGCGTGCTCGTTTTTTTGTTGGATTGTTTATTTTTTTAGCAATTTTTATTTATTGGCTTACGCTCATATTTTTATTCAGAAAAACGGCGCAAGAACCGATGCGCGAAATGGAAAAATACAAATTGGCTGTTGAAAACGCGTCTGACCATATCATCATTACCGATAGTGACGGCGTTATTATGTACGCCAATAAGGCAGCGGAAAAGACAACCGGATATTCCCTGGAAGAAATGATTGGCGCCCGCCCGTCTTTATGGGGCAAAAAAATGCCGCAGGAGTTTTATGAAAAGATGTGGAAAACCATAAAATACGATAAAAAAGTATTTAAAGGCGAACTTAAAAATCAAAGAAAAAGCGGAGAAAATTATTTTGCCGAGGTCACGATTGCTCCGGTTTTGGACGATAGAGGCAATGTAATCTTTTTTGTGGGCATTGAAAGAAATATCACCAAAGAAAAAGAATTGGAAAAAACCAGAACGGATTTTATTACGCTGGCGTCGCACCAATTAAGAACTCCGCTTTCCGGAATCAAGTGGCTTATAGAGACCCTGCAAAAAGGGGTTTTGGGGGAATTGAATCCGAAACAAAAGGAGTACATTGACGAGATTTATCGCGCAAACGAAAAAATGATCGTATTGGTTTACGACATGCTTAATGTTTTGGGTCTTGAGGGCATGAAGAATATCAAAAAGGAAATAATTGATGTTGATTCATTATTAAAAGAATTATCTGATTCATTTGAACCCGCGGCAAAAAGCAAGGGGGTTGAATTTAAACACACCTCTTCCGTTTATGGCTTAAAAATAAAAACATCACGTGATTTTTTAAGCACCGTACTTGAATGTTTTATTTCAAACGCGATTAATTATTCAGATGCCGGGAAAAAAGCGGTTTTGGATATAAAAGATGGGCCGGACGCGATTATTTTTTCGGTAACGGACAGCGGAATAGGTATTCCTAAAAACGAAGAAGGCAGGATTTTTGAAAGATTTTATCGCGCCTCAAACGCCAAAGTGATGAAGCCGGACGGCACCGGGCTCGGCCTTTATATTGCCAAAATTTCTGCCGAAAAAATAGGAGGGTCGATATATTTCAAATCCGAAAAAGGAAAAGGGTCGACTTTTTATTTACGCCTTCCTAAATTGGGAAATTAA
- a CDS encoding peptide deformylase, producing the protein MNILQLGNNILRGTSEKIPENEIVSAQTRELIKKMSEALHKEPQGIGLAAVQIGVPKSVFIVSEYVFNPSSYAGKESEEEIKKRKETEKYAVFINPRIIKLSKKKALLSEGCLSVAGKFGRVKRSINVTVEAYDENGRMFKRGAGGLLAQVLQHEYDHLNGILFVDKVEKIDK; encoded by the coding sequence ATGAATATACTTCAACTTGGCAATAATATTTTGCGCGGAACTTCGGAAAAAATTCCCGAAAATGAAATTGTCTCCGCCCAAACGCGGGAACTGATAAAAAAAATGTCCGAAGCGCTTCACAAAGAACCTCAAGGAATAGGATTGGCCGCGGTTCAAATCGGCGTCCCTAAATCAGTTTTTATAGTTTCAGAATATGTTTTCAACCCTTCGTCATACGCCGGCAAAGAAAGCGAAGAAGAAATAAAAAAGAGAAAAGAAACGGAAAAATACGCCGTATTCATAAATCCGCGGATAATTAAACTGTCAAAAAAGAAAGCTCTGCTTTCAGAAGGATGCCTTTCAGTTGCGGGCAAATTCGGGAGAGTTAAACGCTCAATCAACGTGACCGTTGAGGCTTATGATGAAAACGGACGCATGTTTAAACGCGGCGCCGGAGGGCTTTTAGCCCAGGTCTTGCAGCATGAATATGACCATTTAAACGGAATTTTGTTTGTGGATAAAGTTGAAAAAATAGATAAATAA
- a CDS encoding NAD-dependent epimerase/dehydratase family protein, which produces MAKILVTGGMGFIGSHIVDACVARKDEVFLVDDLSSGKKENANPKAPNFEIDIFDAEKLEKVFQEIRPEIIFHCAALARIQPSFENPDRYFQVNAIGTRNILRFAKKYKTRRVVYSASSSAYGDQDAPALYEGMKITSQSLHPYGSTKRMGEMLMRDMGKATGGPETVCLRYFNVYGPRQTTTADGPYATVIGIFLDQAQRGEPLTIVPDGDQRRDFTWVGDVVKANLLAAESSKAGGGEIINIGSGENHSIWGVASLVLGRNENTDNEELLKSGKCVMAPPRRGEVRQTLADISLAYELLGWRPEVSFKEGIDLLKSGLNNKI; this is translated from the coding sequence ATGGCTAAAATTTTGGTCACGGGGGGCATGGGTTTTATAGGTTCGCATATCGTTGATGCTTGCGTCGCGCGTAAAGATGAGGTTTTTTTGGTTGATGATTTGTCTTCCGGAAAAAAAGAGAACGCCAATCCTAAGGCGCCGAATTTTGAAATTGATATTTTTGATGCCGAAAAACTGGAAAAAGTTTTTCAAGAAATAAGGCCCGAAATTATTTTTCACTGCGCCGCGCTTGCTCGTATTCAGCCGTCATTTGAAAATCCGGACAGATATTTTCAGGTGAACGCAATCGGCACAAGAAACATTTTGAGATTCGCAAAAAAATATAAGACGCGCCGTGTCGTATATTCCGCCTCTTCCTCGGCTTATGGCGATCAAGACGCGCCGGCGCTATATGAGGGAATGAAAATAACTTCGCAGTCGCTTCATCCATACGGTTCAACCAAAAGAATGGGCGAGATGCTGATGCGTGATATGGGCAAGGCCACCGGAGGGCCTGAGACCGTTTGTCTGCGCTATTTTAATGTTTACGGCCCTCGTCAGACAACGACTGCCGACGGCCCGTACGCTACGGTCATAGGCATATTCTTAGACCAGGCGCAAAGAGGCGAGCCCTTAACTATTGTGCCTGACGGTGATCAAAGGCGCGATTTCACTTGGGTTGGCGATGTGGTTAAAGCGAATTTACTGGCGGCGGAATCCTCAAAAGCGGGCGGAGGCGAGATAATAAATATCGGCTCGGGCGAAAATCATTCCATTTGGGGGGTTGCAAGTTTGGTTTTGGGCCGGAATGAAAATACGGATAACGAAGAATTATTGAAATCCGGCAAATGCGTTATGGCTCCACCCAGACGCGGCGAGGTGCGCCAGACTCTTGCCGACATTTCGCTCGCTTACGAGCTTCTCGGCTGGCGGCCCGAAGTTTCTTTTAAAGAAGGTATTGATCTTTTGAAATCCGGTCTTAATAATAAAATTTAA